In Gammaproteobacteria bacterium, the sequence GTTGGTTATTTCATTTGACCCTTACACCAAAATGACCATTGATGCGGTGGACTACGCAGCAAAAGCTGGCGCCAAGATTATCGCAATTACCGACAAATCAAGTTCACCCATCGCGCGTCAAGCCACTCATGTATTAATCACCAACAACAGGTCACCCTCTTTTTATCAGTCCTTGACTGGCGCCCTGGCTGTTACTCATGCCTTAATTACCCTGCTGGTAGCTAAAACTGGTGATGACGCAATCAAAATTATGGAAAGCGCCAAGCAACAGCTATCGGATGTCAGTGCCTATTGGTAACGGTGAGAAGCACCCATCATACCGAATAAACCGCTTTATCTTGAGTCGCATGAATGGCTTCGGCAGGGTTCTTAATGAAGTTATACAACATCCCCAAAAATAGTAAACCAGCAAAACCCGTCGCTACGTAAAACCCGAATTTCACATTTCCAAAAACATCACCAACAAAGCCCATGATCAATGGACCGACTGCGGCTGCAACTGCCGTAAAGAACAAGATGACTCCGGCTACTGTGCCGTGTTCAGACTTTTCGAAACAACTGATGCCTTTGGAATTAATGGTCGGATAGATCATAGACATAAACAAACCGGATAATGGCAATAATAAAACAGCTGCCGTAGTTCCAAAGATCATACTACCCAGAAAGCATAAGAATATAGCCAGACTGAACACCAGCATCACACTGGTCCAATTGTAACGTTGCAGGATCCAAGCTCCCATGAAACGCCCCAATGCCCTAAACACGAAAAATATGGTGAGTGCGTAAGTAGATAGCCATAGCAATGAACCCGAATAGTCTTGCAGGAAAGTTGGCATCCACACATAGATGGCGACTTCGGTAGCGACATACAATGCGATAGCCATTGAAAAACCGAGGGCATAGGGATTTGCCATCATTTTAAGCGTACGCGCCAATCCCGCATGCTCGCTGGTTGCTGCTTTGGTTTCAGGATATTTAACCGTCAAGGCAAACAATAGCAATGCCACGCACATCGCTCCTGCGATCATGTATAAATACTTCCAGTGCAAGCCGTAAACCAGCAATGCTGACACGATGGCAGGACCAATGATTGCTCCAACAGCAAAGAATCCTTCGACCGTATTCATCGTGCCTGTGTGCTCGGATGTGGAAGTGGATATATCACCGATCAAAGCCAAAGCGCCGGTTTTGAATATTCCAATCGCTGCACCGGAGAGTGCCAACAAGGCTAAAAAGAAAGTAAAGTTATTGCCTGCGGCAAATAAAAAACAACTGATACCAAACAGGAAAAGTCCAATGACAATTGTACGTTTACGACCTATTTTATCTGCAAGAAATCCAAACAACACACCACTTAATGCGATCGCGATCATAGTCGTGTAATGAAATGCACTCGCCTGAGTTAAAGACAGACTGAATTCTTTAATGATCTCCGGAATGATCACTCCCACCGCATCGGTAGTCATGGCAAACATCATGAACATAATATAAGTTAACCAACGGACGATCTTACGATTGCTTTGCATCTGCTCTTTGTTCATGATCTCTCTCTAGTTGATCGTTAATCGAATACTCGGTGACAATGCCATTCTCGTTCTGCACAATTGCAGCAGACATATTAACAAGGTCAAGCTTTAGCTCTATAGTACTTTGTTGATGGGTCCATTTGATTTGCAAGCTCTGATCAGAGCAATCCAATAATTCAAACTCACCATTAAACCCACTGGCACTATTGCGCAATCGGATCAATCCAAAAAGTGATTCAACCACAGGCTTATCAAGGGATTGTTGTATGTCGGCCCTGGAAAAGTATTGACGATTGATGTCGCGCCCATTTCCGGTTTTCTCGAGTAGCTGCATATCATTATGCCCGGCCAGAAGCCCGACATAATAGATCTGTGGAATGCCGGGACAAAACAACTGAATGCATCTGGCCAATAAATACTGTCGATCAGACCGACCCAGAGCATCAAAGTAAGTTGTATTGAGCTGCGAAACATCCAGATTTTCAGCAGCCTCGCCACTGGCGGCTTTGCTCTGACCTTTGGTATTACTGTGCACCTGCTCAATCAAGGACTGGATATCATCCTCGCTCAAAAGTCCGGGTTTATCTTCTTCGGGACCTGCGTCAATAACACCGATGCCGTCATGCGTATCGAGTACTGTTATACAGTTGCGCGGCGAGATCTCAAGCCACTTTTTTAGTGCTGCAGCGTTGCCACTAAATAGTGTATGCAAAACCAGGCCGGGTAAGGCGAAGTCATAAACCCAGGATACTTTTTTGGCGATCTCGATCTGGGTTTTATAATAAGAATGCACCTCTACCAAAACCTGCATACCGCGAGCCGCAGCAAGTTTGTTAAAAGACTCGATAAACTCAAATGTCTCTGGCAACATGAAACATGAGGTACTGCGGCGTTTTATAGCAAAACCGACCGCATCCAACCGTACATATTTGATTCCAGCATCGGCAAAGGAGTCCAGAATGCCTGTCAGATATTTCTGCCCGATTTCGGTTTCAACATTAATATCCAATTGTTTATCGCTGAAGGTTGACCAAAAATTATAAGTTTTTCCATTATCTAATGTGATGGGCAGGAATGGTGCATTCGGATGTAAACGTAGAATCTTACCCAGCTCTTCTTGAGTACCATTATTTTGGAAAACATCTTCTTTTTTCAGAAACAGATCCCAGTACTTTGAATGCTCGTCATTTTTGAGCACGTCCTGAAATTGCTCTGAATCACTAGAGATATGATTAATGATGAGATCGGCCATCAAATCTGTTTGTTTACTCAGGTTCCGAACATCATTCCAGTCACCCAAACGTGAATCGACAGCGGTATGGTTAGCTGGATCAAAACCTGCATCTGCACCATCGATGGGATCAAAAAATGGCAGTATGTGTACGCCTCCAAACAAGCCGGACAATTCCTCATTCAAGATTGATCCCAGTCCGGAAAAATTTTTTCCAAGCCGATCGACATAGGTAATTAACTGAACTGTTTTAGTCATGACTTCCTTAATTAGTAGCATTTTGTGCAAGCATCAAGGCGCCCAGCAAACCCGGATCATTATGCACAGGAGCAACAATAAGCTTGCTGACCTCTTCGGGTGGAACGGTATGATAGCCACCCATTAATTTCTCAAAATTCGTATGCACCATTGGTAACAAATGCGATCTTTGCATAACTCCCCCGCCAAGCACAATTTTTTGTGGCGCGTACATGCGAAACAAGTTCACACACATCAGCGCAAGATATTCCGCTTCTAATTGCCATGCCTCATGCTCATCAGGTAATTCAATACCTTTGACGCCCCAGCGCTTTTGCATTGCAGTGCCGGATGCCAAACCCTCCAGACAATTACCATGGAACGGACAACAGCCAGAAAAACTATCCAGTAAGACATTTTGCGGGATGTACATATGGCCTGCTTCTGGATGCATGGGTGTCTTAATGGTCTCGCCATTTAAAACGATACCAACACCTACTCCTGTGCCAATCGTGACATAAAGCAGGCTTGATGACTTTTTATCCTTAAGTGCATCAAATTCTGCAAGTGCTGCCGCATTAACATCAGTATCAACTGCCACAGGAAGCATAAACTCTTTTTGCAAAATACCCAGAAGGTCGGTATTTTTCCAGGCAGTTTTAGGTGTTGCCAGAATATGGCCGTAGCTAGATGAGGCTCTGTCTAGATCAATTGGGCCAAAACTTGCTAATCCTAACGCTTTGATTGATTTATCTATCTCATTTGCATGTATAAATTCAATCACCTGGCTCAGCGTTTCATGCGGTGACGTTGTGGGAATAGTATGTCGGACTAAAATGTTATTAACGTCTGCAGCAAGCGCAACATTGAATTTGGTACCGCCTGCTTCAATCGCTGCAAACATATTTTTACCCAGTATGAGTTAAATCCCACTTCATGCAGGTACCGGCACACCATAATGCGGTGGCCGGTTTCCTGTCAGGTCACTTATCAGAAGTTGTAACGGACTGTACCTGAAATAGTACGGCCATTGATTGGACGAATACGCACATAATCACCCACTGCTGCTGAACCCTCTTCACCTTCGGTAAAGCCTTCAGCATCAAACAGATTGTTGGCATTGACGCTAAATGAGACACGCTCATTCAAATCGTAATTGAAGTACAGATTAGCCGTGGTGTAGGCATCAAACTTCAGATCATTGTTGTCTTGCACGAACACCTCATCGGTGCCAACCAGATTCAAACCCACATTCCAGCGGTCAGCCTGGTAATAAGGCGTAATGTTGTAGATGTAATCTGCTTGACGACGCGGCTTATTACCAACATTAGAGCCATCACCGGTTTTGGTGATCTCGGGATCAGTCAAAGTTAAACTGCCTTTCACGCCAAAACCATTGGCCAATTCATAATCGCCTTCAAATTCGAAACCTGAAGCTTCATAAGTATTCTCTTTAAAGGATTGAGTGGTGACTTCAAATTCACGTGCTTCACTGGTTTCGGCATTAAAGTAAGTCACATAGAAAGAAGCGTTATCGCCACGATACTTAAATCCGATCTCTTGTTGATCTATTAAGCTGTAAGCTGAATCATTTTGAATGGTGCCTGCGGCCGTAATGCTTCCGGTTACGCGATCTGGTGATGACAGACTTCCACCTTCCGATATATTGGCAAATAAAGCCATATTGTCATTCAGGGCATAGTTACCGCCAACTGACCAGGAGTTGAAATTCACTTTGTAGTTTGCTCTACGCGAGTCACCGATAGATGGTACTTCTTGCTCATTGGTTCCAATTGATCCATCGCCATTAATATCTTGTGGCGCCAGAACCGCAGCTTCTGCAAACGCACCGTCTACATCATAGCTGTCTCTGCGAATGCTGGCATCCCAACTAAAGTTTGCACCGGCATCACCACTCAAGGATAAATATGGAGCGTTTCCGTCGATATCAAAGTTGTAATTGCGTTGACAACAATTGCCCCAAAGTGGATGGCCGTATAAAACACCGCCAACCGATCCATCTTGATCAAATGCAGTGCGGGCCCCGTCCAGTTCACGGAAATAGGTATTCCAACCCCAGGTTGTATTCAGATCCTGTGAGTTTGAGGCAACACCTGCTGTTACATCCACCGTCGGGAATGAGGCGGTTAAACTCACGTCGGTAAATTGATTATCCAGTGAGTCGAGACGGGTATTAAAGTAGTGTATACGTGCTGAAGGGTTTCCGGCAGCGTTATCGTAAACTTCAGCCGGGAAAGGTCCGGAAAAATTACCATCGATCGATGCTGTGCGATGTTTGAACTTTCCGCTCAACATATCACTGAAATCATAATCACCTACAATTGCAAATGACGCCACTCTAGATTCAAAGCCGTCTTCCAGGTTAATAGCCTCAACACCCTCTTCAACACGATTCAAATAATCGGTTTCGTCCAGGTGTAGAGTACCGTCAGCAAATCCAACGCCAACTTCAGAAAAATTCTTTCCACCATCGTATCGCGCAGGGATTGGCAAGTAGGTAGGAACCTTGTCGTGTTGAACTTTAGCAAAAAAGCGTATTGAGCCATCATCAAAGTCTTTACCCAGGTTTGCCTTGATCTGGCCGCCATTTTCAAGATTGGTCACAGCTTCGCGGGGGCCTTCACCAACACGATAGAAACCACCAATGTGATAATCATAGCCGTCACCTACTTCTGTGCCATATTCAAAGTCAACCCGGTTGGATGCATAATCCAGTCCAACGGTTAAACCAACCGAACCACTGTTTTGTGCACCGGTTTTAGAAATAAAGTTGACGATACCGCCGGGCGAGTTAGCGGCTTGAGTTGAAGCCGAGCCACCACGAATGGATTGCACACTGGCCACAGTTGTATCAAAGCGCAAAAAACTGTCTGCTGTTGCAAATGCGGCGTCCCCTACCAAAAGCATTGGAAAACCGTCTTCCTGCATTGATAAATAACGTGAACCGCCCGCGCTGATTGGAACACCACGAACTTTAATGTTTGAATTTGCATCACCGGACGAAGACTCAGCCTGAATACCAGGAATGTTTCGGAACACTTCAGCGGTAGAGCGGGGAGCAAAGTCGGTCACTTCTTCTGCCGACAATGCAGAGACTGACATTGACGACTCCAGTTTAGTTGTAGGTCGTGCAACACCGGTAACGATTACTTCTTCGACTGCAGACTCTTCATCTTCTGCATAGGTATTTGGGATCGTTGTGAGCGCAAAGGCAATCGCAGTGGCGATTGCCGTTTTACGGTATATTGTTGTTAAAGCGGTTGACATATCAATTGACCCTCATCATTTGTAGTAGTTGTAGATTATTTAGTTAAAGTACGTTTTTTGCGAATTTCGATTAGATTTTCTACAGGCACCATAGCCATATTTGCAATCGATTGCAAAAGTTTGCCTTGCAATCGATTGCAAAATAAGCTAACTTACTGATAATACTGAATTTTATGAATTTTATGTAACACTTGTTAATAATTGAATTTGCGCAGATTACCCACACTCAATCTCTTCTACTTGACACGAATATGAGCCCAAAGAAAAACTCCATTACCCAAATGCAAGAGCTCGCTGATCTTGCCGGCGTGTCAAGGGCCACTGTTTCACGTGCCTTGAGCGACAGCCCTCTGGTCAATGAAAAAACCAAGGCCAAGATTCGTGCTTTGGCCGAGAAATACAATTACACCGTAAATACGGCTGCGCGTAATTTTCGTTTACAAAAACACAATGTCATTGCTGTTGTTTTTATGCTGGAAATACAATCCGATCAACATATGTCGGATCCTTTCTTTTTGGAGATGCTTGGAGGGATTGCCGACTGCCTGTCGGAGCATGACTATGATCTCTTGCTGGCGCATGCTCCAATCCCTGATATTTCGAAACTGCAAAACAGTCGTCTATTTGTCCAGTCCGATGGTGTGATCTTTATCGGGCAAGGATTGCAACACGCTAAACTGAATAAAATTGCCCAAGCAAAAACACCTATCGTAGTCTGGGGCGCTAGTATGCCTGACAAGCAATATTGTTTGGTCGGTGGCGACAATAAACGCGGCGCCTATCTGTCCACCTCACATTTGCTCGAAAACGGGCGCAAGAAAATCGCATTTTTCGGCAACGTAAATTCACCCGAAATTGCACAACGCTATGAGGGCTACAAAATGGCTTTACAGGAGCACAAGATCAAACAGGATGATCGCTTACAGATCAATGTGCCCTTTGAAATGCAACACGCCAGGGAAACAATTAGTGAATTACTCGCGAGCAATGCGAAATTTGACGCCGCCGTTTGTTGCAGTGATGTCATGGCACTGAGTGCGATTACCACGCTTAATGAACACGGCCTCAAAGTACCGGAAGATGTAGCCATCGTTGGATATGATGATATTGGGCTAGCTGCCTACAGCAACCCGCCTCTGACCACCGTGCGCCAGAATATTCGTTGGGCCGGCCGGGTATTGGTAGAAAGTGTACTCAGCATCATCAACGGCGAGACAGTTCCTGACACCTTTATTACCAGTGAATTGATCGTGCGCCAGTCTAGTGGTGCAAAAACCTGAACCAGCTCAATTACTCAAAATACTTCTGATAATACTCTTCCGCCATCACTTTGCCCTGCTCCACCCCGTACTGATCAAAAGCATTGATGTTCAGAATAACCGAGGCCACATAGGTCTTATGTTCATACAAGGCGATGAGTTGCCCGAGCGAAAATGGAGATAAGGTCTCTAAAGTGATCGTCACTGAAGGGTGATTCCCCGGATAGCGTTTATTCAGATCATCACTGTCTTGCCCAAAGGCCAATAAGTCGGCCTGCGCCATGCAATTGGCTTGTGAATACTTGTATTGCGTCTCGAAGGCTTGTTGGGTCGCTTCTCCGTGTCTGGAATAATCCGGTGCCCGTTCGCACACAATGAAGTCGCAATAAAAATTCTCGGTGCCCTGATGCATCAATTGGTAAAAGGAATGCTGGGCATTGGAACCGATCGCCCCCCACAGCATTGATCCGGTTTTTTGTGCGAC encodes:
- a CDS encoding MurR/RpiR family transcriptional regulator produces the protein EQIREQDIANIQSSLANDKLLELLASTETLNASERVYILGLRGSYSPAFFFHYAYQLFRNNAIQVETSAGMFADQLRGISANDCMLVISFDPYTKMTIDAVDYAAKAGAKIIAITDKSSSPIARQATHVLITNNRSPSFYQSLTGALAVTHALITLLVAKTGDDAIKIMESAKQQLSDVSAYW
- a CDS encoding MFS transporter — translated: MNKEQMQSNRKIVRWLTYIMFMMFAMTTDAVGVIIPEIIKEFSLSLTQASAFHYTTMIAIALSGVLFGFLADKIGRKRTIVIGLFLFGISCFLFAAGNNFTFFLALLALSGAAIGIFKTGALALIGDISTSTSEHTGTMNTVEGFFAVGAIIGPAIVSALLVYGLHWKYLYMIAGAMCVALLLFALTVKYPETKAATSEHAGLARTLKMMANPYALGFSMAIALYVATEVAIYVWMPTFLQDYSGSLLWLSTYALTIFFVFRALGRFMGAWILQRYNWTSVMLVFSLAIFLCFLGSMIFGTTAAVLLLPLSGLFMSMIYPTINSKGISCFEKSEHGTVAGVILFFTAVAAAVGPLIMGFVGDVFGNVKFGFYVATGFAGLLFLGMLYNFIKNPAEAIHATQDKAVYSV
- a CDS encoding sucrose phosphorylase; its protein translation is MTKTVQLITYVDRLGKNFSGLGSILNEELSGLFGGVHILPFFDPIDGADAGFDPANHTAVDSRLGDWNDVRNLSKQTDLMADLIINHISSDSEQFQDVLKNDEHSKYWDLFLKKEDVFQNNGTQEELGKILRLHPNAPFLPITLDNGKTYNFWSTFSDKQLDINVETEIGQKYLTGILDSFADAGIKYVRLDAVGFAIKRRSTSCFMLPETFEFIESFNKLAAARGMQVLVEVHSYYKTQIEIAKKVSWVYDFALPGLVLHTLFSGNAAALKKWLEISPRNCITVLDTHDGIGVIDAGPEEDKPGLLSEDDIQSLIEQVHSNTKGQSKAASGEAAENLDVSQLNTTYFDALGRSDRQYLLARCIQLFCPGIPQIYYVGLLAGHNDMQLLEKTGNGRDINRQYFSRADIQQSLDKPVVESLFGLIRLRNSASGFNGEFELLDCSDQSLQIKWTHQQSTIELKLDLVNMSAAIVQNENGIVTEYSINDQLERDHEQRADAKQS
- a CDS encoding ROK family protein — encoded protein: MFAAIEAGGTKFNVALAADVNNILVRHTIPTTSPHETLSQVIEFIHANEIDKSIKALGLASFGPIDLDRASSSYGHILATPKTAWKNTDLLGILQKEFMLPVAVDTDVNAAALAEFDALKDKKSSSLLYVTIGTGVGVGIVLNGETIKTPMHPEAGHMYIPQNVLLDSFSGCCPFHGNCLEGLASGTAMQKRWGVKGIELPDEHEAWQLEAEYLALMCVNLFRMYAPQKIVLGGGVMQRSHLLPMVHTNFEKLMGGYHTVPPEEVSKLIVAPVHNDPGLLGALMLAQNATN
- a CDS encoding TonB-dependent receptor, with product MSTALTTIYRKTAIATAIAFALTTIPNTYAEDEESAVEEVIVTGVARPTTKLESSMSVSALSAEEVTDFAPRSTAEVFRNIPGIQAESSSGDANSNIKVRGVPISAGGSRYLSMQEDGFPMLLVGDAAFATADSFLRFDTTVASVQSIRGGSASTQAANSPGGIVNFISKTGAQNSGSVGLTVGLDYASNRVDFEYGTEVGDGYDYHIGGFYRVGEGPREAVTNLENGGQIKANLGKDFDDGSIRFFAKVQHDKVPTYLPIPARYDGGKNFSEVGVGFADGTLHLDETDYLNRVEEGVEAINLEDGFESRVASFAIVGDYDFSDMLSGKFKHRTASIDGNFSGPFPAEVYDNAAGNPSARIHYFNTRLDSLDNQFTDVSLTASFPTVDVTAGVASNSQDLNTTWGWNTYFRELDGARTAFDQDGSVGGVLYGHPLWGNCCQRNYNFDIDGNAPYLSLSGDAGANFSWDASIRRDSYDVDGAFAEAAVLAPQDINGDGSIGTNEQEVPSIGDSRRANYKVNFNSWSVGGNYALNDNMALFANISEGGSLSSPDRVTGSITAAGTIQNDSAYSLIDQQEIGFKYRGDNASFYVTYFNAETSEAREFEVTTQSFKENTYEASGFEFEGDYELANGFGVKGSLTLTDPEITKTGDGSNVGNKPRRQADYIYNITPYYQADRWNVGLNLVGTDEVFVQDNNDLKFDAYTTANLYFNYDLNERVSFSVNANNLFDAEGFTEGEEGSAAVGDYVRIRPINGRTISGTVRYNF
- a CDS encoding LacI family DNA-binding transcriptional regulator, producing MQELADLAGVSRATVSRALSDSPLVNEKTKAKIRALAEKYNYTVNTAARNFRLQKHNVIAVVFMLEIQSDQHMSDPFFLEMLGGIADCLSEHDYDLLLAHAPIPDISKLQNSRLFVQSDGVIFIGQGLQHAKLNKIAQAKTPIVVWGASMPDKQYCLVGGDNKRGAYLSTSHLLENGRKKIAFFGNVNSPEIAQRYEGYKMALQEHKIKQDDRLQINVPFEMQHARETISELLASNAKFDAAVCCSDVMALSAITTLNEHGLKVPEDVAIVGYDDIGLAAYSNPPLTTVRQNIRWAGRVLVESVLSIINGETVPDTFITSELIVRQSSGAKT
- a CDS encoding glucose-6-phosphate isomerase; this translates as FLEAPDAQNIATVLGLLAVWNTSFLGIGTKLVLPYDSRLKQLPEYLAQLNMESLGKHTTLDLKQVAQKTGSMLWGAIGSNAQHSFYQLMHQGTENFYCDFIVCERAPDYSRHGEATQQAFETQYKYSQANCMAQADLLAFGQDSDDLNKRYPGNHPSVTITLETLSPFSLGQLIALYEHKTYVASVILNINAFDQYGVEQGKVMAEEYYQKYFE